A region of Faecalibacterium taiwanense DNA encodes the following proteins:
- a CDS encoding NCS2 family permease, translated as MLENIFHLKENHTDVKTEIMAGITTFMTMAYILAVNPNILSASGMDSEAVLIATALASFVGTALMALLANYPFALAPGMGLNAYFSYTVVLTMGYSWQLALMAVFVEGIIFIVLSLTNVREGIFNAIPMTLKSAVSVGIGLFVAFVGLQNAKLIVNSDSTLVTYQHFKGETFSSVGMGAILALLGIVITAILLVKKVKGGILYGILITWVLGILCEIAGIYVPNPDAGMYSVIPTAFVSFDFSALGKTFGQVFKTDFSGVGILNFFAVMFSFLFVDLFDTLGTLIGVASKADMLDEDGKLPHIKGALMADSIATCAGAVLGTSTTTTFVESASGVTEGGRTGLTAMTTGILFLLATIFSPLFLTIPSFATAPALIIVGFYMMGSAVKIDFNDPSEGIPAFLTILAMPTAYSISEGIAIGVISWTLINLVTGKAKEKKISPLMYVLTVLFILKYVFL; from the coding sequence ATGTTAGAAAACATCTTTCATCTGAAGGAGAACCACACCGATGTCAAGACCGAGATCATGGCAGGTATCACCACCTTCATGACCATGGCTTACATCCTTGCGGTCAATCCCAACATCCTTTCTGCTTCCGGCATGGATTCGGAAGCCGTTCTGATCGCCACCGCGCTGGCATCCTTTGTTGGCACTGCGCTTATGGCTCTGCTTGCCAACTATCCGTTTGCACTGGCACCCGGCATGGGCCTGAACGCCTACTTCTCCTACACGGTCGTTCTCACCATGGGCTACAGCTGGCAGTTGGCCCTGATGGCCGTCTTTGTAGAGGGCATCATCTTCATCGTGCTGTCCCTCACCAATGTCCGTGAGGGCATCTTCAATGCCATCCCCATGACCCTGAAGAGCGCCGTCAGCGTGGGCATCGGCCTGTTCGTTGCTTTCGTTGGCCTGCAGAATGCAAAGCTGATCGTCAACAGCGATTCCACCCTCGTCACCTACCAGCACTTCAAGGGCGAGACCTTCTCCAGCGTGGGCATGGGCGCGATCCTTGCCCTGTTGGGTATCGTGATCACCGCCATCCTGCTGGTAAAGAAGGTCAAGGGCGGCATCCTGTACGGCATTCTTATCACCTGGGTGCTGGGCATCCTCTGCGAGATCGCCGGCATCTATGTTCCCAACCCCGACGCAGGCATGTACTCCGTCATTCCCACCGCTTTTGTCAGCTTCGACTTCTCCGCGCTGGGCAAGACCTTCGGTCAGGTATTCAAGACCGATTTCTCCGGCGTTGGCATCCTGAACTTCTTCGCCGTCATGTTCTCCTTCCTGTTCGTTGACCTGTTCGATACTCTGGGCACCCTGATCGGTGTTGCCTCCAAGGCCGACATGCTGGACGAGGACGGCAAGCTGCCCCACATCAAGGGCGCACTGATGGCCGACTCCATCGCCACCTGCGCAGGCGCTGTGCTGGGCACTTCCACCACCACCACCTTCGTCGAGAGTGCTTCCGGCGTTACCGAGGGCGGCCGCACCGGTCTGACCGCTATGACCACCGGCATCCTGTTCCTGCTGGCCACCATCTTCAGCCCTCTGTTCCTCACCATCCCGTCCTTTGCAACGGCTCCGGCCCTGATTATCGTGGGCTTCTACATGATGGGCTCTGCCGTCAAGATCGACTTCAATGACCCCAGCGAGGGCATCCCCGCCTTCCTGACCATTCTGGCCATGCCCACCGCTTACAGCATTTCCGAGGGCATCGCCATCGGCGTGATTTCCTGGACCCTGATCAATCTAGTCACCGGCAAGGCCAAGGAAAAGAAGATCAGCCCCCTGATGTATGTGCTGACCGTGCTGTTCATCCTCAAGTACGTGTTCCTCTAA
- the gltS gene encoding sodium/glutamate symporter has protein sequence MKIELDMYQTLAVAVLVLMLGKFLRARVQVLERFCIPAPVIGGVLFAIFTCVCYVTGVAEFAFDDILKEVCMVMFFTSVGFQANLKVLKSGGRAMIVFLGVVIVLIVSQNFVAVGLAKLLGVDALVGLCTGSIPMVGGHGTAGAFGPVLEDFGIQGATTLCTAAATYGLIAGSMMGGPIGKMLIERHNLLATVVPEDDSLLVEEEMKHERHTTMYPAASFQLIVAMGIGTVLSRLLSLTGMTFPIYIGAMIAAAIIRNVGEYGGGYTVYMGEINDIGGICLSLFLGMAMITLKLWQLAELALPLIVLLAGQTLFMILYVVLVVFNIMGRDYDAAVIVSGTCGFGMGATPNAMANMQAICDKYSPSVKAYLLIPLVGSLFADFLNSLVITVFINFI, from the coding sequence ATGAAGATCGAATTGGATATGTATCAGACACTGGCCGTTGCTGTGCTGGTGCTGATGCTGGGCAAATTTTTGCGGGCAAGGGTGCAGGTGCTGGAACGTTTCTGCATTCCGGCTCCGGTCATTGGCGGCGTGCTGTTCGCCATTTTTACCTGTGTATGCTATGTGACCGGCGTTGCCGAGTTTGCATTTGATGATATTCTAAAGGAAGTCTGCATGGTGATGTTTTTCACCTCGGTGGGCTTCCAGGCAAACCTCAAGGTGCTGAAAAGCGGTGGAAGAGCGATGATCGTGTTTCTGGGCGTGGTCATCGTGCTGATCGTCAGCCAGAACTTTGTAGCCGTGGGGCTGGCAAAGCTGCTGGGCGTGGATGCGCTGGTGGGCCTTTGCACCGGCTCCATCCCCATGGTGGGCGGTCACGGCACCGCCGGTGCCTTTGGCCCGGTGCTGGAGGACTTTGGCATTCAGGGGGCCACCACCCTGTGTACGGCAGCGGCCACCTATGGCCTGATCGCGGGCAGCATGATGGGCGGCCCCATCGGTAAGATGCTCATTGAGCGGCACAACCTGCTGGCCACGGTGGTACCGGAGGATGACAGCCTGCTGGTGGAAGAAGAAATGAAGCACGAGCGCCACACCACCATGTACCCGGCGGCAAGCTTCCAGCTGATCGTCGCCATGGGCATCGGCACGGTGCTGTCCAGACTTCTGAGCCTGACGGGCATGACCTTCCCCATCTATATCGGTGCCATGATCGCGGCGGCCATCATCCGCAATGTGGGTGAGTATGGAGGCGGCTACACCGTGTATATGGGCGAGATCAATGACATTGGCGGCATCTGCCTTTCGTTGTTCCTGGGTATGGCCATGATCACCCTGAAGCTGTGGCAGCTGGCAGAGCTGGCCCTGCCGCTGATCGTGCTGCTGGCCGGACAGACCCTGTTCATGATCCTGTATGTGGTGCTGGTAGTGTTCAACATCATGGGCCGCGATTACGACGCGGCGGTGATCGTATCCGGCACCTGCGGCTTTGGCATGGGCGCAACGCCCAACGCTATGGCCAACATGCAGGCCATCTGCGATAAATATTCGCCCTCGGTCAAGGCGTATCTGCTGATCCCGCTGGTGGGCAGTCTGTTTGCGGACTTCTTGAACAGTCTGGTCATTACGGTGTTCATCAATTTTATCTGA
- a CDS encoding TAXI family TRAP transporter solute-binding subunit: MILKKKWLAAVLAGALLAAALLSGCSSVETVKRLRFGVAGEGGIYREFGERFAALENETDNGQVELKATAGSAANLRLLAGEYLQLAIAQADLVQDAYDQTGIFADEEESRGFGAVAALYTETCQVVVRADSDIQSIEDLHGRTVSIGAEESGSEQNARQILSAYGLNDKMVSMVNLNYEDAAAQLKAGRVDAIFMTVGAPSSVLTALAGECGIRLLNVDGAAAQRLQSAYSAYSGVTLPAGTYPGQTEEVQTVGVKAVLLASNALPAKQVQQLTQLLFSSREGLEEQLGIPLDPEENAVEGVGIPFHAGAAAYYMAAGITVDEAAGN; the protein is encoded by the coding sequence GTGATCTTGAAAAAGAAATGGCTCGCGGCGGTGCTGGCCGGAGCTTTGCTGGCAGCAGCACTGCTGAGCGGATGCTCGTCGGTGGAGACCGTTAAACGGCTGCGCTTCGGCGTGGCTGGCGAGGGCGGCATCTACCGGGAGTTCGGTGAGCGGTTCGCGGCATTGGAAAATGAGACGGACAACGGGCAGGTGGAGCTGAAGGCTACCGCCGGTTCCGCAGCGAACCTGCGTCTGCTGGCCGGCGAATATCTGCAGCTGGCCATTGCACAGGCAGACCTTGTGCAGGATGCCTATGACCAGACCGGCATCTTTGCCGACGAGGAGGAAAGCCGGGGCTTTGGTGCCGTGGCAGCGCTGTACACCGAGACCTGTCAGGTGGTGGTGCGGGCGGATTCCGACATCCAGTCCATTGAGGACCTGCATGGCAGGACAGTGAGCATCGGCGCGGAGGAATCTGGTTCGGAGCAGAACGCACGGCAGATCTTATCTGCCTATGGTCTGAACGACAAGATGGTGAGCATGGTAAACCTGAACTATGAGGATGCCGCTGCCCAGCTGAAGGCGGGCAGGGTGGATGCCATCTTTATGACGGTGGGCGCGCCCAGCTCGGTGCTGACCGCTCTGGCAGGCGAGTGCGGCATCCGGCTGCTGAACGTGGACGGTGCGGCAGCACAGCGCCTGCAGAGCGCTTACAGCGCCTACAGCGGCGTTACGCTGCCGGCAGGCACCTATCCCGGCCAGACGGAGGAAGTGCAGACGGTGGGCGTGAAAGCCGTTCTGCTGGCCAGCAACGCGCTGCCTGCAAAGCAGGTGCAGCAGCTGACACAGCTTCTGTTCTCCAGCCGGGAAGGGCTGGAAGAGCAGCTGGGCATCCCGCTGGACCCGGAGGAAAACGCAGTAGAGGGCGTTGGCATCCCGTTCCATGCGGGCGCGGCCGCATATTATATGGCGGCAGGAATTACGGTCGATGAAGCGGCTGGGAACTGA
- a CDS encoding ABC transporter permease subunit produces the protein MEATKKLNGKAVGKWLSNNAIIMMMLAITLIVGIIHPNFFSGTNMINLFKNVSIRYIIALGISGCLITTGNDLSAGRLAGFAACLACIFAQTEGASGKFYPNMPTLSTPVVFILVIAICAIVGLCNGLVVSYLKVQPFIATLGMQQVVYGICLVYTGGTPIGSLNKNFTSLASNTIIGVPVLIWIALIVAGCFWFLYNKTRHGKYMYAIGGNEAAAEVAGVNVNATKIRIYILASCMFGLAGCLLAAKSGGASVNTAQGYELDAIAACTIGGVSTTGGVGTVPGVLVGVLVFELMKVALQFMNVNSSYTYIVQGLVIIVAVAIDIRKYLAKK, from the coding sequence GTGGAAGCTACCAAAAAATTGAATGGCAAGGCTGTGGGCAAGTGGCTCAGCAACAACGCCATTATCATGATGATGCTGGCCATCACTCTGATCGTTGGCATCATTCACCCCAACTTCTTCTCCGGCACCAACATGATCAACCTGTTCAAGAACGTGTCCATCCGCTACATCATCGCGCTGGGCATTTCCGGCTGCCTGATCACCACCGGTAACGATCTGTCCGCTGGCCGTCTGGCTGGTTTTGCCGCATGTCTGGCCTGCATTTTTGCGCAGACCGAAGGCGCTTCCGGCAAGTTCTACCCCAATATGCCCACCCTGTCCACCCCGGTGGTGTTCATTCTGGTCATTGCCATCTGCGCCATCGTGGGTCTGTGCAATGGTCTGGTGGTCAGCTACCTGAAGGTGCAGCCCTTCATTGCTACCTTGGGTATGCAGCAGGTGGTCTACGGTATCTGCCTTGTGTACACCGGCGGTACCCCCATCGGCTCTTTGAACAAAAACTTCACCTCTCTGGCCTCCAACACTATCATCGGTGTGCCTGTGCTGATCTGGATCGCTCTGATCGTGGCCGGGTGCTTCTGGTTCCTGTACAACAAGACCCGTCACGGCAAGTACATGTACGCCATCGGCGGCAACGAGGCTGCTGCTGAGGTGGCCGGTGTCAACGTCAACGCCACCAAGATCCGCATCTACATCCTGGCTTCCTGCATGTTCGGTCTGGCAGGCTGCCTGCTGGCTGCAAAGTCCGGCGGCGCATCCGTCAACACCGCACAGGGCTATGAGCTGGACGCCATCGCAGCCTGCACCATCGGCGGTGTTTCCACCACCGGCGGTGTCGGCACTGTGCCCGGCGTTCTGGTCGGCGTTCTGGTCTTTGAGCTGATGAAGGTGGCGCTGCAGTTCATGAACGTGAACTCCTCCTACACCTACATCGTTCAGGGCCTGGTCATTATCGTGGCTGTGGCTATCGATATCCGCAAGTATCTGGCAAAGAAGTAA
- a CDS encoding sugar ABC transporter ATP-binding protein, protein MSEYRLVMKGVVKTFPGVKALDHAQLELRPGKVMALMGENGAGKSTLMKCMFGIYKMDEGEIEYEGEKVTITTPLDALNRGIAMVHQELQPIPARTVAENIWLGRYPTKKYGPVTVVDHAKMYKDTEELLKKLKLEINPRAKLGSLSIAQMQMVEIAKAVSANCKVLILDEPTSSLTANEVESLFRIMRELKALGVALVYISHKMDEIKVIADEVTIMRDGQYIGKWDVANMTKEEIIAKMVGRELSNLYPPLENHPSDEVMMKVEDFTSIHPRSFRHCSFEVKKGEILGVAGLVGAQRTELMEGIFGLRAHTSGKVWIKGEEVNIKQPRDAIQKSVALLTEDRRATGIMGVLSVADNISIASLDALRKGPIMLDDKKILDLVATNKEKMAIKVPSPKTQIKSLSGGNQQKVLIARWLANNPDVLILDEPTRGIDVGAKYEIYCIIADLAKQGKSIIMISSEMSEIIGMSNRVMVMCDGRITGFIDGKDATQENIMALATQFETAPDAAAANQ, encoded by the coding sequence ATGTCAGAATACCGTCTGGTAATGAAAGGCGTGGTCAAGACCTTCCCCGGCGTCAAAGCGCTGGATCACGCCCAGTTGGAGCTTCGCCCCGGTAAGGTCATGGCGCTGATGGGTGAAAACGGCGCCGGTAAGTCCACACTGATGAAATGCATGTTTGGCATTTACAAGATGGACGAGGGCGAAATTGAATACGAGGGCGAAAAAGTTACCATCACCACCCCTCTGGATGCACTGAACCGCGGCATTGCCATGGTGCATCAGGAACTGCAGCCGATCCCGGCACGCACCGTGGCCGAGAACATCTGGCTGGGCCGCTACCCCACCAAAAAGTACGGCCCTGTTACGGTGGTGGATCACGCCAAAATGTACAAGGATACGGAGGAGCTGCTGAAAAAGCTGAAGCTGGAGATCAATCCCCGTGCAAAGCTTGGCTCTCTGAGCATCGCACAGATGCAGATGGTGGAAATTGCAAAGGCTGTTTCCGCAAACTGCAAGGTGCTGATCCTGGACGAACCCACTTCCTCACTGACCGCAAACGAAGTTGAGTCGCTGTTCCGCATCATGCGCGAGCTGAAGGCTTTGGGCGTGGCACTGGTCTATATCAGCCACAAGATGGACGAGATCAAGGTGATCGCGGACGAAGTCACCATCATGCGCGATGGCCAGTACATCGGCAAGTGGGACGTTGCCAACATGACCAAGGAAGAGATCATTGCAAAGATGGTCGGCCGTGAGCTGTCGAACCTGTATCCCCCGCTGGAGAACCATCCCTCGGACGAGGTGATGATGAAGGTGGAGGACTTCACCTCCATCCATCCGCGCTCCTTCCGCCACTGCAGCTTCGAGGTCAAAAAAGGCGAGATCCTGGGCGTGGCCGGTCTGGTGGGCGCACAGCGCACCGAGCTGATGGAAGGCATCTTCGGCCTGCGTGCCCATACCTCCGGTAAGGTGTGGATCAAGGGCGAAGAGGTGAACATCAAGCAGCCCCGCGACGCCATCCAGAAGAGCGTGGCTCTGCTGACCGAGGACCGCCGTGCCACCGGCATCATGGGTGTGCTGAGTGTTGCGGATAACATCTCCATTGCATCGCTGGATGCCCTGCGCAAGGGCCCCATCATGCTGGACGACAAGAAGATCCTGGATCTGGTGGCTACCAACAAGGAAAAGATGGCCATCAAGGTGCCCAGCCCCAAGACCCAGATCAAGAGCCTTTCCGGCGGCAACCAGCAGAAGGTGCTGATCGCCCGGTGGCTGGCCAACAACCCCGATGTTCTCATTCTGGACGAGCCTACCCGTGGCATCGACGTTGGTGCAAAGTACGAGATCTACTGCATCATCGCCGATCTGGCCAAGCAGGGCAAGAGCATTATCATGATTTCCTCTGAAATGAGCGAGATCATCGGTATGTCCAACCGTGTCATGGTCATGTGCGATGGCCGTATCACCGGCTTTATCGACGGCAAGGATGCCACGCAGGAGAACATCATGGCGCTGGCTACCCAGTTCGAGACCGCACCTGACGCAGCTGCGGCAAATCAGTAA
- a CDS encoding substrate-binding domain-containing protein, with protein MKMISRRDFLKASAVVGATAAMTACGGSSSTSTAASSVAASSAAASSAAATNGSANIGVCIYQFADNFMTLYRSDLEEYLKDMGYSVTIMDGKNDQNTQTEQINTFLQQGVDVLVINPVQTTSAQTIVDTVKPSETPIVFINREPDKSVLDSYADKCCYVGADARQSGTYQGELILETETQGDINGDGKITYIMCKGDPENIDAQYRTEYSIKALTDAGKEVECLYEYLDNWDQTTAQQDVANALSQYGDKIEVVFCNNDAMALGALQSIQQASRTVGKDIYLVGVDALAEAVQDVLDGNMTGTVLNDDVGQATAAAEATKLYVEGSKVEQYYWVDYVKVTKDNASEYVK; from the coding sequence ATGAAAATGATTTCGCGTCGTGACTTCCTGAAGGCATCTGCTGTTGTTGGTGCAACTGCTGCTATGACCGCCTGCGGCGGCTCTTCCAGCACTTCTACTGCTGCTTCTTCTGTTGCTGCATCTTCTGCTGCTGCTTCCAGCGCTGCTGCAACCAACGGTTCCGCAAACATCGGCGTGTGCATCTATCAGTTTGCTGATAACTTCATGACCCTGTACCGCTCCGATCTGGAAGAGTACCTGAAGGACATGGGCTACTCCGTCACCATCATGGACGGCAAGAACGACCAGAACACCCAGACCGAGCAGATCAACACCTTCCTGCAGCAGGGCGTGGACGTGCTGGTCATCAACCCCGTGCAGACCACTTCCGCACAGACCATCGTTGATACCGTCAAGCCCTCTGAGACTCCTATCGTCTTCATCAACCGTGAGCCCGACAAGAGCGTTCTGGACTCCTACGCAGACAAGTGCTGCTACGTTGGTGCTGACGCACGTCAGTCCGGTACTTATCAGGGCGAGCTGATCCTGGAGACCGAGACTCAGGGCGATATCAACGGCGACGGCAAGATCACCTACATTATGTGCAAGGGCGACCCCGAGAACATCGATGCTCAGTACCGCACCGAGTACTCCATCAAGGCCCTGACCGATGCAGGCAAGGAAGTTGAGTGCCTGTACGAGTACCTGGACAACTGGGATCAGACCACCGCTCAGCAGGACGTTGCAAACGCTCTGTCTCAGTACGGCGACAAGATCGAAGTTGTCTTCTGCAACAACGACGCAATGGCACTGGGCGCTCTGCAGTCCATCCAGCAGGCAAGCCGCACCGTCGGCAAGGATATCTATCTGGTCGGCGTCGATGCTCTGGCAGAGGCTGTTCAGGACGTTCTGGATGGCAACATGACCGGTACCGTGCTGAACGACGACGTGGGTCAGGCTACCGCAGCTGCTGAGGCTACCAAGCTGTACGTTGAAGGCTCCAAGGTCGAGCAGTACTACTGGGTCGACTATGTGAAGGTGACCAAGGACAACGCTTCCGAGTACGTGAAGTAA
- the mgtE gene encoding magnesium transporter → MSEISIDTLKTMLANLDDAKKYQSLRDVMETLPAPDLAAVFEDLPAEKLPVLFRLCPKDLAADVFTELTPETQQKLIDGLTDTELKAVVDELFVDDATDLVEEMPANVVKRILGQADPTTRRMINELLKYPEDSAGGVMTTELMELRPDMTVAQAMEAIRRNGFDKETINNCYVTDDSRRLIGVVSLRALVLAKNTEEPIKDLMDSNVVSVSTTTDQEDVSNLFEKYGFLAIPVVDAENRLVGIVTIDDAISILQDEASEDIAKMNAIGPSDKPYFKQSMWDLYKSRAPWLLFLMISATFSSMVIRGYEDALAAVTVLTAYIPMLTDAGGNAGSQSTSTIIRGMAVGDIQPHDLPRILWRESRVALLCGGTLAVCNFVKLLVFDRIAAPVALVVCLTLICTILLSQIIGGILPVAAEKLHVDPAVMASPLITTIVDTTTLLIYFNIAKMLLHL, encoded by the coding sequence ATGTCTGAAATCTCGATCGATACCCTCAAGACCATGCTGGCAAATCTGGACGATGCCAAGAAATACCAGAGCCTGCGGGATGTGATGGAAACTCTGCCCGCGCCCGACCTTGCGGCGGTATTTGAGGATCTGCCTGCAGAAAAGCTCCCGGTGCTGTTCCGTCTGTGCCCGAAGGATCTGGCCGCAGATGTGTTCACCGAACTGACCCCTGAGACCCAGCAGAAGCTGATCGACGGCCTGACCGATACCGAGCTGAAGGCTGTTGTGGACGAACTGTTCGTGGACGATGCCACCGACCTTGTGGAGGAAATGCCTGCCAACGTGGTCAAGCGCATTCTGGGTCAGGCCGACCCCACCACCCGCCGCATGATCAACGAGCTGCTCAAGTACCCGGAGGACTCGGCCGGCGGCGTGATGACCACCGAGCTGATGGAGCTGCGGCCGGACATGACCGTGGCACAGGCCATGGAGGCCATCCGCAGGAATGGCTTTGACAAGGAGACCATCAACAACTGCTATGTGACCGATGACAGCCGCAGGCTGATCGGCGTGGTGTCCCTGCGGGCGCTGGTGCTGGCAAAGAACACAGAAGAGCCTATCAAGGACCTGATGGATTCCAATGTGGTCAGCGTGAGCACCACCACCGATCAGGAGGATGTTTCCAACCTGTTCGAGAAATATGGCTTTCTGGCTATTCCGGTGGTGGACGCCGAGAACCGGCTGGTGGGCATCGTGACCATTGACGATGCTATCAGCATCCTGCAGGACGAGGCCAGCGAAGATATTGCAAAGATGAACGCAATCGGCCCCTCCGACAAGCCCTACTTCAAGCAGAGCATGTGGGATCTGTATAAGAGCCGTGCGCCGTGGCTGCTGTTCCTGATGATCAGCGCCACCTTCTCCAGCATGGTCATCCGCGGATACGAGGATGCACTGGCCGCTGTGACCGTGCTGACTGCATACATCCCCATGCTGACCGACGCAGGCGGCAACGCGGGCAGCCAGAGCACTTCCACCATCATCCGCGGCATGGCAGTGGGCGATATCCAGCCCCACGACCTGCCACGCATCCTCTGGCGCGAGAGCCGCGTAGCCCTGCTGTGCGGCGGCACGCTGGCCGTATGCAACTTTGTAAAGCTGCTGGTGTTTGACCGCATTGCGGCTCCGGTGGCACTGGTGGTGTGTCTGACCCTGATCTGCACCATCCTGCTCTCGCAGATCATCGGCGGCATTCTGCCGGTGGCGGCAGAAAAGCTGCATGTGGATCCGGCCGTGATGGCTTCACCCCTGATCACCACCATTGTGGATACCACCACGCTGCTGATCTACTTCAACATTGCAAAGATGCTGCTGCATCTGTAA
- a CDS encoding insulinase family protein, with protein sequence MERFPGYTLVRTEDCPEQHGTLTVLTHDVSGATVLLVENEDTNKAFGIGFGTFPSDDTGVFHILEHSVLAGSEKYPVTSPFLQLLKSSMASFLNAMTFPDKTVYPFATPNETDFKNLMDVYLNAVFCPLAMVDKSVFEQEGWHRSADGTVSGVVYNEMQGALAAPDAQLENALERAMFPDTAYGFVSGGDPASIPALTYEKYKRVYHRHYSADNCCITLYGKMDMAEKLELLDRDYLSKMPKGTSRPQLTVQHEQAGACVELPYYTENPEPDEVQCALAWYTGAFADRERQLGVEILLDALLGTNNSPLKAALLAEKLGADIDIGFDDSTLQPVLELVLRGATEESARKFAAAVRKAVDGILAEGIPQELLLASLNAAEFASLERPGTLPDGVLDAINASTGWLHTGDPALLLHTDRLFASLREKMADGWFDELLRELFAPAPVQVVQVPTLPKKRRANPSAPTASLCWSTR encoded by the coding sequence ATGGAACGATTTCCCGGTTATACCCTCGTGCGTACCGAGGACTGCCCTGAACAGCACGGAACCCTGACCGTGCTTACCCACGATGTGAGCGGTGCCACGGTGCTGCTGGTGGAAAATGAGGATACCAACAAGGCGTTTGGCATCGGCTTTGGCACCTTCCCGTCCGATGACACCGGCGTGTTCCACATTCTGGAGCACTCGGTGCTGGCAGGCAGCGAAAAATACCCGGTGACCTCGCCGTTCTTGCAGCTGCTCAAAAGCAGCATGGCATCTTTCCTGAATGCGATGACCTTCCCGGATAAGACGGTCTACCCGTTCGCTACGCCCAATGAGACCGACTTCAAAAACCTGATGGATGTCTACCTGAACGCGGTGTTCTGCCCGCTGGCCATGGTGGACAAGAGCGTGTTTGAGCAGGAGGGCTGGCACCGCAGTGCCGACGGCACCGTGAGCGGAGTGGTGTACAACGAGATGCAGGGCGCTCTGGCTGCACCGGATGCTCAGTTGGAAAATGCACTGGAACGGGCCATGTTCCCGGATACGGCCTACGGCTTTGTTTCCGGCGGCGACCCGGCCAGCATCCCGGCGCTGACCTATGAAAAGTATAAGCGAGTATATCACCGCCACTACAGCGCCGACAACTGCTGCATTACCCTCTATGGCAAAATGGATATGGCTGAAAAGCTGGAACTGCTGGACAGGGATTATCTTTCAAAAATGCCCAAGGGCACCAGCCGTCCGCAGCTGACCGTGCAGCACGAGCAGGCGGGTGCCTGCGTGGAACTGCCCTACTATACCGAAAACCCGGAGCCGGACGAGGTGCAGTGTGCTCTGGCATGGTACACCGGTGCCTTTGCAGACCGGGAGCGTCAGCTGGGCGTGGAGATCCTGCTGGATGCCCTGCTTGGCACCAATAACTCCCCGCTGAAGGCGGCGCTGCTGGCCGAAAAGCTGGGCGCAGATATTGACATTGGCTTTGACGACAGCACCCTGCAGCCGGTGCTGGAACTGGTGCTGCGCGGTGCCACCGAGGAGAGCGCCCGCAAGTTTGCTGCCGCTGTGCGCAAGGCGGTGGACGGCATTCTGGCCGAGGGCATCCCGCAGGAACTGCTGTTGGCTTCGCTGAACGCAGCAGAGTTTGCATCGCTGGAGCGCCCGGGCACCCTGCCAGACGGCGTGCTGGATGCCATCAACGCTTCTACTGGCTGGCTGCACACCGGCGACCCCGCCCTGCTGCTGCACACGGACAGGCTGTTTGCTTCCCTGCGGGAAAAGATGGCCGATGGCTGGTTCGATGAGCTGCTGCGTGAGCTGTTTGCACCGGCTCCGGTGCAGGTGGTGCAGGTGCCCACCCTGCCTAAAAAGAGGAGGGCGAACCCATCCGCACCGACGGCAAGCTTGTGCTGGAGCACCCGCTGA